From the Lolium rigidum isolate FL_2022 chromosome 2, APGP_CSIRO_Lrig_0.1, whole genome shotgun sequence genome, one window contains:
- the LOC124687618 gene encoding defensin-like protein CAL1, producing the protein MALSRRMAASALLLLVLLVATEMGTTKVAEARHCLSQSHRFKGTCIRNSNCANVCMTENFPDGECQTRALERKCFCKRVC; encoded by the exons ATGGCACTCTCTCGTCGCATGGCCgcctccgccctcctcctcctggttctCCTCGTCGCCACAG AGATGGGGACGACGAAGGTGGCGGAGGCGAGGCACTGCCTGTCGCAGAGCCACAGGTTCAAGGGCACCTGCATCAGGAACAGCAACTGCGCCAACGTGTGCATGACGGAGAACTTCCCCGACGGCGAGTGCCAGACTCGGGCCCTCGAGCGCAAGTGCTTCTGCAAGAGGGTATGctag
- the LOC124687617 gene encoding defensin-like protein CAL1: MALSRPRILAAAALLLLLLAATEMKVAEARTCVSQSQNFRGECLSSTNCASVCKTENFPDGDCKTRGLERKCFCIKEDC; encoded by the exons atGGCACTTTCTCGTCCTCGTATCCTGGCCGCGGCCGCactcctcctgctgctgctcgccgCCACTG AGATGAAGGTGGCGGAGGCGAGGACGTGCGTGTCGCAGAGCCAGAACTTCAGGGGTGAGTGCCTGAGCAGCACCAACTGCGCCAGCGTGTGCAAGACGGAGAACTTCCCCGACGGCGACTGCAAGACGCGGGGCCTCGAGCGCAAGTGCTTCTGCATCAAGGAGGACTGCTAG